CTCATTTCAAAAGCCTTAATGCTTGCTGCAAAAGGGCATGCTGAACAACAACGTAAATCTGATAACTCGCCTTATATAAATCATCTTATTGAAGTTATGTCATTATTAGTTGAATTGGCGCATGAAACTGCCCCGAGTGTTTTATGTGCTGCAATTTTACATGACAGCTTAGAGGACACCAATATTACTCAAAGTACAATCTTGAGTGAATTTGGTGTTGAAACATTGGAAATGGTTAAAGCCCTAACTGATGATAAATCATTGTCTTTAGAAAGTAGACGTCAGCATATTTTAGATAAACTACCTACTGCTAGCGACAACATTCGACGCATTAAGCTGGCTGATGTGTGCTCTAATGCGTCAGCTATTCCTGTTACTTGGGATGAACAAAGACTTAAAGATTACTTTTTATGGCTCGATCAGGTCGCAACACTATGCAGAGATTCGTCTGAAGCTCTTTATCAAGAATATTTAGACAGAAGAACTAATTTCACA
The Colwellia sp. Arc7-D genome window above contains:
- a CDS encoding HD domain-containing protein is translated as MLGKVEKCGLSDVKLISKALMLAAKGHAEQQRKSDNSPYINHLIEVMSLLVELAHETAPSVLCAAILHDSLEDTNITQSTILSEFGVETLEMVKALTDDKSLSLESRRQHILDKLPTASDNIRRIKLADVCSNASAIPVTWDEQRLKDYFLWLDQVATLCRDSSEALYQEYLDRRTNFTS